A stretch of DNA from Gasterosteus aculeatus chromosome 7, fGasAcu3.hap1.1, whole genome shotgun sequence:
TCAAATGTCTATTCGTGGTATTTTGCCTGCAATGAACAGAACTTCCCGTCGCGTCCGGATTTTTTCATTCAACTATCACAGCACTGAGCCAAACTATCAGTTAACACCAAAATACTTTGgtattctttttaaatgtttgttctgaaaaaaaaaaaacgtacgtCTAGATTTTATAGTACAAAAATATCCTCAGTGGTGTTAGTTTTCCCACCTTACAGAGTTCTAACACtgcaaaaaaatccaaatcacAAAATTAAATACATAGTTATCCAAAACACATGCATTGGAGACAGTGAGTCGGTCTTGACTCATTTTGAAAAGGTAAACTATGGTTTTCCAGTGCATGTTTAAGGAAATTATTCTATTCCACGCATTAAATCCTATGATGTTTTTGTAGAAGGAAAGTTCTCATCTGTGAATGAAACAAATGAGCGAGAATGTAAGTTTAAACTGCAACTTTTAACCTGTGGTGTGACAACTAGTGTGATTCCATAGCAATGCAAAAAACTGTATGTACTGATTATCCAACAGGCTCCTCGTAAAAAAGCAGAATCCAAAAACGAAAGCATAGGAATAACACTGGGGTCAAACTCTTACGGTACAGTAAAATAAACTTCAAATATcaggtttctctttttattgaatGCTGAATTGACTAGATGATGGCACTGAATAACACAACACTTACACTAAAGCCTTCAACTGAGTTGAACACTTTCAGAAATTTAAAAATCAGACAAAAATGCATCTTTAATATCGCAGAGTAGGGTGTAAATACTGAATGATTTGTAACAGTAGGTAGATTCGGAAtactcaataataataaatcaataagtCAACTAAAATCgactttgcaaaaaaaaaagtaatactgCTTTGTAAATGCTCTTCATGGACAGATGACGGAACATTTGGTTCAACAACGATGGGACAAATGTTAACGTCCAGATCGCTGAGAAGAACCGTTGCATGTGACCAGCAGAAATATGTCTGCAGGCACAGTCTTCAATGGGACATTTGGTCggagtcttttattttgaaatcatgatacaaaaacatgacagaaatatataaagaaattaaaaaaaagcttgctCAATGTTTCATGAAACGAGGCGTGAGCCCAATACTAATATGCTACACAAAGCCCCCATGAGGAATGAAACTAATAAAATACAGTCTGTCCCTTTTCAAACAGTAACTTGCCTAAATTCAAAGTTAGGAATGATAACAAATGGTGTTTTTCCAGATCCATATCTGTACATCGTGCTGTGCTTGTGCAACCATGTTGTGGATCTGATTTGTTTGGGTGCAGAGGAGACGGCTTGCGTGAGGCAGGACTGCAGTCCAGGCAGAGAGGCCCAGCTGTGtgggcttttgtttttcctctctttttttgcaTCAGGGTGTGCAGACATCACATGCACTCAAACTCGTCAATGCGCTGTTTGGTGTTTCCTGACCGGATCTGTCTCAGGGTCTTGTACTTATCTCGTCCCGCCTTCATGTTCTCCGCATGGATCATGTCGTTCACCGTTTTCTTGCTCTCGTCACGAGCGTTGGCCAACTCGGAGCTCAACGCCTGGAAGCAGAGTCGGAGCGGTttgttacaacacacacaacactcgtTCTAAATTTGCAcatcacatctgtttaaaacgTAACAACCCATCTATAATTAATCTGTTGAGCTTTATCTTTCCCTCTTTATTGAAGAGGAGTGAAGATGTGAGGATAAGTTCCCCTCATTGGCTTATGACTTGACTTCACTGTGTCCTGTCAGTGCATATCTGCCAATAAAGGACAGCAATAACGAGACCCTCTTGCCCATTTTCTCTCCCTGGAGtatgttttacatatttaaaaaaacatgagaaAACAGGCTTTAAAGTGCCGGAGTCTGCCGTATTAGATAAAGACTTTACAAGGAGCCTTTAGATCTATCGAGGCGTACGCGAGCTATAGGTTAAGACTTACGAGTAGATGTTTCTGCAGGCGCTCGTTCTTCTCCGCCTCGGTCATGCGCTCCTCCTCGCTGCGGTCCTTGAACGTGACGTCCGACGCAAACTCGGCGCTGGCCTCGGCGCTGCTCTCGTCGTTCTCATCGTGCTCGTTGAGCGGCTCCTGGACGTGAGCCACCATCACCTTGTTTCGGAGCTCCTCTTTGGTCTTCTCCAGGTCCTCCTGCACCGTGGTGGCCTGAGGGAGCAGAGAGCGCCAGTGAGGGGAGCAAGGCACGATGTGTTGGgagagggcccccccccccgacaagaGCGGTGTACGGTTTCTACACGCCACCGATTCGTCCCGCACAAAGTGACCCAACGGTGAGGCACATCACAACGGTACACAAAAGATACGATGGGACATTTCGCCGTGGGCCACGCTTcccatgaagaagaagcagatggaACATGCGatggtttgtttattgtttattgagTCCAGCTGTGAGCTTTCACCCCTCCCCCACAACACCAGACCTGAGGAATGTCCTCGCGTGCCTGGGCCGACACAATCCGCAGAATATCAAGATTGATTAATTAACTCACTCCTGCAGTCTCCACATTGCACTGATTGTGAATAGATCCCTTAACACAGGGAGGACTTCCCAAGCACAAAGAACGAGTGCAGGATGAATGTTCCCCTCGGGTTAACACGTTTTTTACCGAGTGAGAGGTACGATCGTACCTTCTCCTGCCACTGcactgcttcctcctccttcttcttcttcgcatCCTCCAGAAGGGAAATCTTGGAAGTCAAATCAGCCAACTCGGTCGCCTGAAAGGAAGTTTTCCCATTAGTTTTTCTTGATAATGATATTTGAAGCATTGGAGCAATCATTGAGTTGGGTTGACTGACCAGGTGTTCTTGGTTCTTCATCTGGCTCTCTGACTGCTGCAGCAGCGCCTGCTTGGCGTCCTCAGCTCCCTTCAGGTCAGCCTCCAGACGCTCAGCCTCCTCCTgagctctcttcctctccagctccaaCTCCAGAGCCCTCTgcgtctgctcctccagctctgtgcacgcacacacacgcacaccaacgGTCAGCACTGTTTGAGGGGAAAACACCACAGACATTCCCTGCAGTACGACGCTTCTCTACCGGGTCACCCACCTTGTTGGGCTTTTTTCGTCTGCTCCTCGATCTGCTTTAACCTCGCCATTAATTCTTCCTTTTCGCATTcaatcttctccttctctttttctgcaacttcccttttcctcttttcgTTCTCCAACAGAGCTCTGATGGAAACAGAGACGGGACGGACGGGAGTAAGCAGCCCTCGTGATCTTTTGAGCAGATCATCATATAACgcttttctatttaaaaatagAAGTAGCCTACACCTCCATTAACCACGTTGGGTGCATTTTGTAGTCTCTTACCTCTCCATCTTCTTGTGATTCTTCTCCTCCCGAGCCTGAGCCTTCATCTGCTGCACTTCGATGGTGTCGGGTTTGCGGCGGCGGATGTACAGCTCGTGGTTACCCATGCAAAGAGCCAGAATACGCTTGTTGATGCGCAGTCTCGGAGCGTAGAACACAAAGTCCTAACACAGCGAGAATAGAGATGCGGGAGGTTAAGAGCGATGCAGAGACAGAGGATTTATCAACGGTTAAGAAGTCCTCTGTTAGGGGTTAAACGTACGGGGGCTTTCTTGTCAATTGGCTTTATGACAAACTTCTTGTCATTAAAGGAAATGTTCCGGATTTCACTCCAAGGGAATCCAATTTTGGGAGTCATTCTGTAGAAGACAATGCAAAAAAACCCTGTCATCTGCATGACGTTGGACAGGGACTGCAAACAACAATAAACTGCTGAACAGACATTCATGGCTGTTGCGGATTCGCTTACTTGTCATTTTGCTCATAGATGTTGAGCCCCAGAGCGTCCACTCCCAAAAACAGCTCTGTTCCTTTCTTGTTCTTGATGTTGAAGTAATTGACTCCGTACATTTCCAGATCTTGAGCGATCTTCAAATACTCCATCATGGACTCCTCTCTGTGGACAAATAAGAGGGGTCTTTAAACGAGTGCTACAGAGAGAGTTGGAAGCACATGGTACATTATAATCAGGAGACTAAGAGGGAATGCAGGTGAGAAGACCAAGACAATGATTAAATATTCAGTTTCATGCTACAGAGGTAGAGTAGTCTGTGAAATTCAGCTTCTGGGGTACTATCTCAAAACATCCTCTATAAATGCCATTTTGTCAGCAGTTACCTCATCATGCTCTTGTGTTCTTCGTGCCACACTTGGATCCTCTCCTCCCACTGGTCCTTGTTGAGTTTGTGCTGGTCCAGAACTCTGCGGAGATGCAACATCAAAGTGTCACAAGCCACGCCCTAACGCACGCCCCTGTGACGCCGACTGCACGCTGACATGTGCCTGTGTTACCTCTGAGGGAGCAGCTGTTCACCGGACAGATAGCCTGGCGCGTTGACGTCCTTGTTGTAGTCGGCATACTTGGCCTGCACGGCGTAGGAGGCCAGGAGGACCGCCGTCTCCGGAGGGCAGTAGATGTCGTCGTTTAAGATTCCCTCCTTCACCTGCAGGAAGAACAGCCGCTGCGTGGCGTCCTGGATTAACTCCTCGGTCACATCCTCCGGGAAGAACTTGGCGCGGAACTTAAACAGCAGCGGGCTTTCCTTCCTCACATCCTGGGCTGTCACCTAGAATAAAGTGTGACACGGATGAGGGGTTAAAGGTTACGGTTCTGTAAATACAGATCTTGTGTTAGTGAAGCGAAAAAACGACTGAGGATCTCACCTTCTTGTTGAGCTTGAGCCATGTGGAGAAACCCTTTGTATCCTGGTATTGGAGTCCAAAGTACCAAACCTCTCTCAGCCCGATGGTCTTAACCACCTAGAAACAGGAAATCCGAAGTGTCATGTGACTCAGCCAAACACCAGCACACAGTGAAAACCGCAGGGGCCATCGCCATGCCGCTGTATGATTGATGCTTGTTTCAGTCACGgaaaatgaaacaattaatttgtaaaaaaaaaaaaaaaaagaaaatgtttaggTTGGAATTCTGTatgtgaattaaaataaaaacaaaccctAGATGGTTTCTAGAATAAAGCATATACACCGTACAGATAACTATTTTCCTGTAGTTTTAGAGTTTACAGATGTTTTACAAtggcaaataaaatgtatttgccaATAATGTTTAATTTACAATGGAAATTACTATGTAACGGAATGAAATGTTGTATTTATCTAAATTACTCCAAAAAATataccaaaaaagaaaacaattccaTAATTTGTGTTTCCAAATGACATCCGCTCAAAGCAGTTTTTCATACCTGGTCAAAGAGCTGCTTTCCTGTTGTATTTGGCTGAATGGCAAATTCCAGTTCAGCATCCATCGTGGTGACTCTTACACTTATCTGAGGACGAGGGTGCAAAAAACGAAACAGAAATATATTTCTGTTATTCTTGGCATTATGAAGGGATTATTGGCTTTTTGTGTCAAAGTAATAGTTTCATGTTTTACTCTTTAAACTGTCAATTCACTAAACTTTTATGTCTATGGCATTTTCTTTTATGACTAGCCGCCAAGCGGAAGAATCGGTCTCAAAGAACATTAAGAAAATCCCTTGATGCCTCacttaaaataatgatataataTTTGGATAGcgctttttaatattttgtactTTTCATAGTGCTTAAAATAAGTTGGTATATATAAAATTGAGAAATGTCTTACTTTTGGCCCCTAgtgcttttattaaaacaagaatAATGATGTAAAGAAGAATGTCAGTGTTCTATGGCGCTCTCTCAGTATAGAAAACTTTTCTACAGGAAGTAACCACATCCTCTGCTGAGGCACCGACGCCGAGCCCGGAGCTCTCATGAGAGTCACCAACATCCTGTCATGTATCAAGCAGCCTGTCAGTTTGCTGCTGAGCTGTAATGCTAAGCTATGTGCTAAGCTACCAGTAATTTCAAAAGAGCGACTACAATGAGTAGGTTTGTCCTCTTCAGTTAACACGCTTTGTCGCAGCTGCTTATTCAGCCAATGAGGCTGGAAAGTTTTGCGCACATTGCAAAGTAATGCAGGAAAAGTcaaattaatatatttaaccttaagccccccccccccccccccgcattgAGGTCCCCCAGACAATAAATCCGTTCTGTACTGAGTAAACCAACGACGGAAGCCTTCTCTCATTTGGTCTGTCCTCCTAGAGATGACCAAAACTGCAGCAAGCATGTCTGTTGGGACATAACTGTGCGGGCTGAGGCCCACGCCTGCCCCGGACAACAATGGTATGCATTATTTCCCAGTGGCGGGGCTGATTAGGATTCATTCTTTCCCATTCACGTCAGCCGGACCCATTTACTGCCCAGGATACTTTTCCCTCGTCTCACTTCCTGTCATCACCAGCGGCAGAACGCGACACAGTGAAAGCCACTGTGCAGGCCGACACTGACCTACAGACATACCACATAAAACCGACGTTCAACAGCCCCCGCAGTCCTCGGTTTCATTAGTGTGTGGATTAGAGTTCATGAAGGGTGTTCGTGGGGTTTCAGCGCTTTCGTTTCCTGCTACAGAAAGGCTAATTCTGAAAGAAAAGGGAACTGAACTCAAACGTATTCTGCCTGGTTAGGGTGTGTCTCTCATGGCCACAAGTCGAAAACACTTAACACCCTATTATTAGGACATGCTGGAAAACACCCCTCACAGGCCAGCCCGTGGAGTTTCCATGACCCATTCTCAAAAGGactttttaaaccagacagcttttaaaaagatttacatttagaGGTATAAAAGACAAAACTGCCTGAGACtcctttttactttatttttattcatacgACTACCCACCTCTCagaaatcatttcatttcattttaaaattacaACTGAGAGAAAAAGTGAGAGAACAAACTAGTCGAATTCACAGAACAGGGCGGACTAAAAGCACAGTCTAGACCAGACTTCTGACTCCAGTGAGATGCAGGAAAATCTCCTAAATATATCCCCATTCTCATCACAGAAAGGAGATTAATCAGCCAGTGACCGCCACCCTTAACATTCCTACTCCAGCGTTATCAGTGTGCCGCTCTAACTACAGCCAAGACAACAAAGACACTGCTAGGCGTTTTAAAGCAAGCGGGAACACACATGTTGACCAACAGCCCCATTACGTATGCGGACCACAACACGCTGGTTCATTTCACTCCAACCAATAGGAGAACCCGCTTTAGTGGAGCGTGGCAGCTCGTGTAATGTGCCGTCTTAAGGAGGTGCAAATGCAAGGAATGGCGCCGCTCTGCCCACCACGGGCCGCTTCCCGCAGAGTCGTGCTCCAGAGCCACGGCGCCCACGGCAGTCGCACAACATCAGCGACTACGCTGAAACGCTCAATAACAACGGGCCTTCAACAGACATCCACCGCCACCGGATTCACGGCTTATCTGAAACACGAACCCAGATGTCAGTTGACCGAAAATTGGGTCAGACTGCGATCGAGTCAGGTTGAACTGCTCAAGTAGTGTTTTAAATTGTCATTCTAGCTGCGTCACCCCCCCAACATAGTTAACGGTTATTCGGCGCAACGTCAACCTGAAATGCGAAGTGTGAAAAATGTGAGAGGACGTGACGGGGGTGTTTTGAGACACGGTATAACAGACCAGTCCCCGTGTTAACGTCATGGCTGGAAAGCAATTGCTGAAAGGGAAAATCACGTGAAAAGActtaaga
This window harbors:
- the msna gene encoding moesin a isoform X1, encoding MPKTISVRVTTMDAELEFAIQPNTTGKQLFDQVVKTIGLREVWYFGLQYQDTKGFSTWLKLNKKVTAQDVRKESPLLFKFRAKFFPEDVTEELIQDATQRLFFLQVKEGILNDDIYCPPETAVLLASYAVQAKYADYNKDVNAPGYLSGEQLLPQRVLDQHKLNKDQWEERIQVWHEEHKSMMREESMMEYLKIAQDLEMYGVNYFNIKNKKGTELFLGVDALGLNIYEQNDKMTPKIGFPWSEIRNISFNDKKFVIKPIDKKAPDFVFYAPRLRINKRILALCMGNHELYIRRRKPDTIEVQQMKAQAREEKNHKKMERALLENEKRKREVAEKEKEKIECEKEELMARLKQIEEQTKKAQQELEEQTQRALELELERKRAQEEAERLEADLKGAEDAKQALLQQSESQMKNQEHLVSQPNSMIAPMLQISLSRKTNGKTSFQATELADLTSKISLLEDAKKKKEEEAVQWQEKATTVQEDLEKTKEELRNKVMVAHVQEPLNEHDENDESSAEASAEFASDVTFKDRSEEERMTEAEKNERLQKHLLALSSELANARDESKKTVNDMIHAENMKAGRDKYKTLRQIRSGNTKQRIDEFECM
- the msna gene encoding moesin a isoform X2; its protein translation is MPKTISVRVTTMDAELEFAIQPNTTGKQLFDQVVKTIGLREVWYFGLQYQDTKGFSTWLKLNKKVTAQDVRKESPLLFKFRAKFFPEDVTEELIQDATQRLFFLQVKEGILNDDIYCPPETAVLLASYAVQAKYADYNKDVNAPGYLSGEQLLPQRVLDQHKLNKDQWEERIQVWHEEHKSMMREESMMEYLKIAQDLEMYGVNYFNIKNKKGTELFLGVDALGLNIYEQNDKMTPKIGFPWSEIRNISFNDKKFVIKPIDKKAPDFVFYAPRLRINKRILALCMGNHELYIRRRKPDTIEVQQMKAQAREEKNHKKMERALLENEKRKREVAEKEKEKIECEKEELMARLKQIEEQTKKAQQELEEQTQRALELELERKRAQEEAERLEADLKGAEDAKQALLQQSESQMKNQEHLATELADLTSKISLLEDAKKKKEEEAVQWQEKATTVQEDLEKTKEELRNKVMVAHVQEPLNEHDENDESSAEASAEFASDVTFKDRSEEERMTEAEKNERLQKHLLALSSELANARDESKKTVNDMIHAENMKAGRDKYKTLRQIRSGNTKQRIDEFECM